From Falco naumanni isolate bFalNau1 chromosome 4, bFalNau1.pat, whole genome shotgun sequence:
aaacatttcttcttGCTCTCAAACCAAGAAGGACCAACTCTACAGAAAAGCCCGGGTGGCCTTTGCTGGCCAGGCTGGCACCAGGGCGTATTACTGCCGGATCTGGCCCTACCTGGGTAGGTGttccagcccctgccctccttCCCACGGCGCCTGGGGTTCGATATCTCTTCCTTGGCCGGGGGGTTTAGCCACGCTAGAGACATGCCTAGCAGTCTCCAAAACCCCTCCCAAAGCGTTGGAAGCGTTTCACGGGTCTAGGTGCGCCATGTGCTTTCTTTAAAGGTGGAGCTCCAGCAAAGGACCTGAAGGATCTGGCTCAAGCTGGCATTGCCATAGACATGGACATGGACACCTTTCTTGCCCTAAATCCCAACGAACTGCAGGTACGTTCCCGGTACGCTGCTGCCCTTTTCCCTGCTGAAGGGCAGGGCTAGTCGAGGGCTGAGCAGCGGGGTTTGAGGCTGGAGCCCCATCAGATCACCaattctctatttttttttaccttttaaaatttttgtttggaaGTTATTACTTGCTCTGCAGTCCTGTTAGAAAAGCGTTTTGTAGCAATGCCGGCTGTGAGGATTAACAAAGATGACGCTATATGTGTGCTGCAGAAACTCAGCGTTGTGGATGTGAAAAATTTGCTGGGGGAAAACCTCCCTTCCCTGAAGGAAGCTGAGAACGAGACCTCGGTGATGCGCTGGGTGAAGAGACAGTCCCAGCGGGAACTGGACTGCACCCTGGGAATCGGCCTGCAAGGGGGAACGGAGGAACCCGGCCCCACAAGGACGgctccccctcctcaccccactGCCTCAGCCAGTATCACCCCCACAGCCACCATCCCCGTGCCCACCACCCTCCCCACTGTTGCCATTAGCAGCCCCCCCCACACTAATTCAAGTACCAGCCCCCACAAGGCTCCCACTCCAAGCGCTCTCAGCCCAGCCCCCCCTAAGAGCACTCCCCCCCACGCTTACACCACTGCCAGACCTGCTCTGACCACCAGCTCCATCATCCCATGCTCCATCCACCAGTCTGCCACCTCACATAAGGCCACCCCCTCCTCTGTCAAGCCCAATGCCACCTCTCCCAGCTCCGTCCCACTCCCTGCTCTCACACGCAGGGCCACCACCAGCGCTAGTGCTGGTACCACCCCTAACACCAGCACCCCACTGGTGTCCATGAACCCCCCAGCACCCGGGGGTACCACCCACCCCACTCCTGCCACTCATCACACTGTCATGCCCAGCACCCTTGTCCCCAACTCCACCTCTGccactgcagccacagaaaCAAACCTCCCTTCCCACaaacccaccccaacccccaacTCTACCGTCTCCACCCAGAAGAGTGTCACCTCATCGACGACAACACTGCTTTGCAAGACCGGTGCCCCTCCGGCATTGCTTGGCCCCTCTTCCACCACCCACAGCGGTGAAACCACTAAAAAGCCACCCGTAGATGTGCCAGAGCCACCGAGGCCAACACCCGACGGGTACATCAACCTGCAGCCTGAAGCTGGTAAGGTGTGAATGTTCGGCGTCGGGAAAGGCTTACGAACTGCTGGTGAGGCACAAGCCTTCActgatgagcagcagctgatCTACCTTGCTCCTGGCCAGATTTAATACCGGTGCGCTGTtgccccacacagctgctggctgggcaggtAGTGACGTGTCTCTGCAGGGCATTACAGCCCCTGGGTCTGGAGCGTACTGCCTTCAGACCCTGTGTGCTCTCAAGTCTGGCGAGGTGCACCTTAAGATGTCTCATCACCTTCTGAGCATCCACCGCTTTGCAGAGAGCTGGAGTAATTCCGTTAATGCCAAGGCACGGTACTATTTTTCACAAGGCAAGGACACGGCCTTCCATCTTTTAGCTGCACATAGTGTTTCTGACTAGGCATCGCTGTAAAGTgctaaaatctttttttagtCCTTTAACCTAACAGAGCTACACTGGTTGCTTTCATGACTCAAACAGATTTATTCCTGCTTTATGCTGGTGAAGGTAAGACTCAGTCCTGCTGCCTACTCCTGGCCAGGTGACATTTATAACTGGGGTGCAGGCATGGTAATGccacaaaagacagaaaagcgTTGTCCTGACACGGGCGATTCTTCAGGGTATCTGAATCGCAAAGCAACCCTACTGCCCTCACAGCTCACGCATGCTCTTCACCTGGATAATCCACTTCTTTCTGTGTTCTCCACCTAGGATCAGGATCCAGACTCTCCTCCTGCCTACTGCACGTGCTGACCACCGTCGTGGGAAGCTCACTGCTGCGAGGGCTTCTCTGACACTGCCACCTCTAGCACCATACTCACTACatccttcctttaattttcacCATCCTGCAAAATAACGGGGCTGGCAAATTccctgctgaaaagcagaaacccaGGAAAAGAACAGTTTGTCCACTTGATACCAGCACagaattttattacttttgagGATGGGTAATGAAAGGAGGACAGCTATTTTTCCAGCCCAAAACAGCCCAACAGGTACTTACTAGCTAGTTACTCTACATAATAAAATCACCAGCAATATTGACTGGTCTGACAATGTCTTAATGCTGACAGCAGGCCCAGATCTGCCAGCTCTACTCGCACTGAGTGGTATTTTCCTTCTAAGCAGTCCCACTGGGACAACTCAGGGATTTGAGTTACTGGCCgttgcaaaagcagcacagtatGGCGCAGCAACACAGTCTGAAAGCTGAGAGATACACTAAATCGCATTTAACTTGTTTCATGAACTtgggagattatttttttttaatcaagatttCCTCAAACTACGCAAAGCCTAGTTATAGGGATGATTAACTGGAGACAGTTTATCTTGATTACTGTTGCAATGCTGTATAATAAAACATCaatcaactttttttcccctaatgaAATGTGTTCTTTGATGTGCTTTTAGTGCTTTGTATTGCAGTTTTTCTACCTAGGTTAAGTGTAAACAGTTTCCACTTTTTTTGGTCTGACTTCATTCATTATCTAGTGTCTCCTCCTCTAAAGCTCTACTACGAGAAAGCGTTTCCCCTTCCAACTTACACATCTTCCACTTACTAGTCCCATTCTCCATGGGCTGAGGACACTATTGCATGCCATTTGCTGAGACTGTGTCAAGGCATGATGAAACATATCAAAATTGTTATCAGGGGATCAATGCTGTTAAAAATGCAGACTGTCTTGCTTACACCCGGCTCTCTTGCACCCTAGCTAGTGCCCCAGCACCATGGGATGCAGGCAGCCTCTTGCCACCCAGAAGTCTGCAGTGAAGGACAGACCAGGGATATCCTGTTCCCCTTCTGCACAGCATGGACAATGGACATTTATAGTGTCTTTGCAGGCAGGCTCTCCtcctgggggaaaagggggaTTTCAGGGGCTGGATACAGGTTGCACTGAGGCTTTTTTGAACAGAAATTCCTAATGAATCTAGTACAAAGTTCTTATACCCTCCCCATGAGAAAGCTGAGAACAGCCTCAGCTCTTTAGTGTTGAGTAGTCAAcaccaaagaaaattaacaggCATGTCTTGGGTTTCTGACCATTTAATTTGGACCGATACCTGCAGACATGAACGCGCAGGCAGTCCGAATGAAGAGAGGACAACAGCAACTCATCCATTTGCTTCAGCCATTTTTTACTTAATTCCACTATTTCTTTACAATCAGCCAGAAAACTTCACTCCCAATTCAGTGGTCTTGGCAGCATCAAGAGATCTGGGTCTTTGAGAAATGTAATTGTTAACATGCAAAAGCACCAAGTAGCTCACCCTTAAACCCACCAGGGTTGTACAGTAAAATATTGGTATCGTTTGTGTTGCAGTAATATGGCTGGTGCTTACCTAGGCTTGGTCTGTACAAAAGGCAAAGATCCTGCTCTGAAGAGTCTGAgattccccccctccctgccccccgcgtgatctgaaacaaaaaagtacCTAAAAGTGAACCTTGGGCTGCATAATACTCCCTCACCCGCCAGCATGGCTGTCCCCAACAGGCCTCACAACAGGTCACAGGCTGCTCCCCTTCATCTTATTTCTCTTGAGGGAAGATATTCAAGACAAGACTAACATCATCAGGGAACTGATCAGCAGAGTAGGCAGGAGGTGGAACGTCACAGCCACAGTACCCAGAGAGGCTGAGGGTGGTGCtagaggaaaaagagggggCATTAGTGCAAAGAAATGAACAATTGAACTGTTCCCCCATGGGGGAGAACATCTCTTTATGCCACATCCAGGGAAGATCTTTGGCTACCTATTTCTAACTTCCACCCCTAACAGCACCACCAAGTCACAGCCCAAATCCAACACACCACAGAGGAGGAAGCTCTGGAAGTGCTCACTCAGTTGAGATGTTCAGCCAGCGAGGATGGTCTCAGTGAGATTACAGGATTGCTTCTCATATTGGACCCAGAACTTGCTCTGCAAGGCTTAAGGCTCCCCAGCAGGACTGAACTTACTGTCCCTTGACGCTGGGAGGTGACGGGAGGAGGTGAGCACTCACCAGTGCGCTTTAATGGGGCTGCGTGGATGGGTAGTGACAAGTGCCTCTGGAACGGGACCTCAGCAGCCCAGATCAACAGGCTCTGCTCTCTCAGCACAGGAGCAGCCAAGGAGGACTTGCCAGGGCCTTGGCCCAAGggctgctgaaagcaggactAGAGCTGTCTGGCAGCACTGCCCAAGGCTCAAATGCTTGAGCTTGGTGCACTCACTTCTCTTTTGCAGGCAACTGAAAGCACTTTGCTCCCATATGGagtttttctccttgctgtaacccaaaaatatttaaagcacaACAATCATAAGTCCTAACATAATACGTACTCTGAAATCTGGGCGTGACGATGTTGATGTAGCCTTCTTGTGTTCCCCCAGTGAGCCCAACATGCAGTTTATCCAGTTCTGATTGCTTCTGTGTTCGGACCCACTCCCGGATGGGAGACTTGTTCTGCCATTTCACCAGATCACCAAGATTCATCCCCAGCAAGCCCTGAACCTCAGAAGGTGTCAGGCTCTAGGAGAAATCAAAGAATTACAGATGTAAATGcaggaatgaaaataatacCTCTGACCAAAGAACTGATAGAAAAAGGTTTCTATTAGCAGAAGTGTGAAGATTAAGGAAGACAAATTTCTGGTGAGTGGTTTCAATTGGAACAATCTTCTCTTAGGTTATGGGAATGAACACGATTGTTCCCCAAAGactatttctgtttcctgacGACAAGTCTCCTACTCTCAAGTGGAGGCCCCAGTGCCTGCCCAAATCACTGGGCTTTCTTCCAGAGTTGAGGATATTACTGCGAACACACCTGTTAGAAGATCTGTCACATAGCTGTGAACTGTAGTCTACTGCACGCCTGTCCCCTGCTTCTGCCACTAGTGCTTATGGGAGCCTGCTCTAAAGAAATTCCTCAGTAAGACTGGCTTAGCACCCATGTATGACCCCGAATTGCACATTTAAAAAGGTTTCAGGCCAGTTCTTCACTTTCTACTGGTCTCGCATCATTCTGAATTTGATGGAGTGACTCCTGATTTACACCAATGGACAATGCGACCAAACCAGCCACTTAGTGTAACACAAATGCAAGGAGTGAAACAATTTCAAGATTCAGCTCACCATCACAGAGTCTTTTCTTAAATTCATGAAAGTACTAATGTCCATGTTCACCTTGTCCTTGCTTAGAGCTTTGAGATCTACACCAGGAGCACCCCCTGGGACCAAAAAGAGAAAGTATATCAAAGCTTGGAAAAGGACAGCCAGCCCTCAAATGAACCGTGTCATGTATCTGTATAAGCTACAGCTATAACAGTGTCTCCAAAATTTATTAGGTTGGGGCTGCTAATAGAGTGAGTTCCAACTGCAAAGGATATGGATGCTACCTCATTTTGCTGGAAAGTATTATTGCGTTGGCCATTAAACCAATCTGTGACAATGCCAGATGCTAGACAGAGGTGGAAGAAGAGTTTGCTTAGGCTGTGAACAAATTCCTGGCTtaacaggggggaaaaataatcatCTATGTTTTATGACTTGGAGAAGGGCTGTGAGATATGGCTTAAGCATTAGCAGCTTGATTTCTCATGGATCTCGCAGATCTTATCCATCCCAAAAGTTATGAGTTGTTTTCCCTGTGATAGTCTGACAATTGATTTGGGCAACTTCAAGTCAGGTACAGAATATCTAATGCCATCTACAAGTTGGAAAAGACTGAAACTTCTAACAACTTCGCTTTGAAAATTCCCAAACTTTAGATGGTATTTGATACCTATTCACCACCTCCTGGCTAAGACTCTCTCTTTCCCCGTAACATGCTGTTGTTTTACGTACCTAGATATGGTTTAATCAGCTGATAGTAAGCAGGGAAATAGTGCTTGTCTGAGAAAGCATGTTTTGCTTTAGCATATAAGATGTCTTTCGTAAGCTGTGAACAGGCTGAAGTATTCAGAGATGCCagtctgcagaaaaatgaagatttaagGAGAGAAAAGGTTTTATTATCTTCAACCTGTATAAATTTTGAACTATTCTGAGTATCTCTCTGGGATTCTCTACAAAGGACAGGTGACCCCCTCTTCCCAGTAGATACAAGAGCTGTGGAGAGAaactaagaggaaaaaatataatggCTCAGTCTCCTGCTCAAAATGATATGTCTTCTAGGTTATGATGGCTCTGATGGTGCATTGTAAGTTTATGTGTTTGCAAAGATGTagttaatttcatttaacagtCTTTCAAAGGAATttgaataaaatttaattaattctcTTTTGCCTCTAGATAAAAGCATGCATGCAGACCATATCTGTTGTCAGATGAGCTGCAATAAAGAGAATTTGACTGCAAATCTGAGCCCTTCCCTGGCAGGCTTTTAAAGCTGTACACAGGTTTTTAAAGAGCaagtactcttttttttaatttaaagagcAGGTACCACGTTGCTTCCTAGATTTCCTCTCACTAAgtggacagaaaaggaaaatgcactTGCTGATGGGAAAATGTTTTTGCGAGAAGCCAGGAGCATCATGATATTTGACTCACTTCAAGCTGTTGGAGTCTATCATATTCAGCTGGGTTGCATTTAGAAGGCACACATATTTTGTACCGATTGCGTTCAGTGCAGTAGTGTCCAAGGCATTTCCCAAGTCAACATACCGTTTAATCATTGCAGAAGCCTagaaacatttgattttttcaaaagtaaactTGAATTAGAATTTACGTTTTCATCCTCAAAAAAACCCGAAatgaataattacaaaaataaaacagaatcaTTTCCAATCTGTTTGTCTGGACCTCAGTGACAGGCCAATCATATCTTTGAATCCACCAAGCTAGTCCTAAACCAGCAACTCCCAAACCAGGAAGCAAATACGGGCAGGAAAGCAAACCCAAATCCCTACCTGATAATCAGCGGGCTGACTTTTCAGCAAGGTAGCCAGCGAGGCAGATGAAGTTATCTTCAGTTTGGAAACATCCTCAGGGGTGATGAAAGCAATGAGGGAGCCCAGTTTAGGGAACAGACTTACAGGATACCCATCAGGATATGTCTGTGGAAAGAATGTTGTTACTGCTTATATGAACACTCATTATCACAAGCCTGTGCTTATGGATTTATGCTCTTTGCAAAATTGATGTGGAAAACCCCCAAAGGTCTGCAAGGAAtaagaaaccaaaaccagtgAGATTGCAGAGCACATCTGTCCATTTTATGCTTGATAGCTCAGGCAAGCAGACCCCGGCGACAGGAACAAAACCTGAAGCCCTGTGAAGTGCCTTACCGCAGAGCCCTGAGTGGGCAGCACACCTTGCAGTGGTGAAGGCTAATCAAATGCTGGGCTTCCCTAGCAGTAGCACAGCCAGCAGGCCAAGGGAAAGGATTCTTCCCCTCCATTTGATGGCACTTGCAAGACCCAGTCTGGATACTACGTCCAGTTTTGAGCTCCCTGGTACAAGAAAGACTAGCAAGTCCAGCAGAGCGCCATGCTGGGCAATGGGGCAGAAGCACACAACATACAAAGTGGGGCAACAGGACTGAGGAAGCTGTATTTTTAGTCTGAAGAGAAGACTAGgctatatttttattactgccTTCAACTACCTAATGGGAGATTATAAGGAGGATGGAGTCACgctcttctcagaggtgcacGTTGAAAGGATAAAGGTCAAGAGACAAGGAAAATTCTGAATAGATAtgaagaaatatgtattttcacaGTAATGGCGGTCAAACATTGGAAGAGGAGCCCAGAGAGATGGTGGAGTCTCAGTCCATGGAGATACTTAAACTCAACTGGACAAGCCCCTGAGCAATCTCACCAGTAGACAATTTGACATTCTCCAGCCTGGCATTACCTCATCCAGCCGCCTCTTCATCATAGCTAATTGCTCAACAGTGAAGGGATAGGTCAGTATCTGAGGGAGGTAATTCTCCAGAGAGACGTTCTTCAGGCAAGTATGTAACTCCTCAGGTGTGTAGTACACAGGCATCAAGTCATCATTAAGAACTGTCTCTGTTATCTGCTTGCCAGGTGGGCAACCTGTTGAAGCAATTATCAAATGTGTTCAGTGTTAAATCCTTCTGCTTCTGGCTTTGAATGCTCCTGTTCTGGAGACAGACAGGTATGCAATCATGGTACCACCCTCCTCCTCAGTGACTTGCCACCAAGTGTTTCACAGTTCAGCTCAGACACATTTAGGGAGACCCACAAGCTCTAGGGTCAACCCTGATACCAGGGGGAATGTTGCCATCAAGGGTAAGAGAAAGCTCCCATACCATCAGCACGCTTATGCCTAGTAGGCAGGAGTTCTTCAACAATGGGGACCAGCTGTTCCCTTGACAGAGGTGAATCGTGTGCAAAGGTTTTCAGCCAAAGAGTTAAAACATTCtgcaaggaaaatgtttcatcaGGGAGATATTGCAATCCTGGGTGTACCACTAGCATAACAAGTTGCTACTCACACAGACAAGAATCTTCCTTGTTAAAGTACTATGGGCAGTAGACCTGCTGCTATAAGCCTTTCCTTGGTGAGACGATGGAAAAATTCTAAATGCTTAAACTCTATTATATTCCATGccccagaaattattttgcctcCTCACAAAACATTATATAGAGTTACTACTGCTTTCCACCTCTGGTACTCTTCTGACAGTTCCAGGAAGGGGATGACAGTGATCTAGATTTGCAGTTCCAGACTGTCAGCTTGATCAGCCCTCACTCCTCATAGACCATCCATGCCCTTTGGCACCACACTTTTA
This genomic window contains:
- the LOC121086576 gene encoding mesothelin-like protein, coding for MRSQGMDRDPVPAGHRFLRRPRESRSARGSKDRPVAEGSPLLRAAVAALTIGAVLAATEQHTDLGALVCDMEPETIVASDPSVLENLKLCPALTGAQRDALNAVLLGGGTAYGDPSSWDLQTLQNLGPLVLALNQTTLNLVAEAAREAFGSSITAAYGSQGRSQREKSLTLLRAFAAASASSRPRLKRSADREPPGDLLPLPAGCLSAPITASTIAGPFLLIDYDTREQFDLCLSNEVLKANLGALLEQPLTVEYLLVVKAKLEQIYPSGIPEEQLKLLGPLSRQYTVQEISLWPVTSSDTLSALLNPSDGKWEAPQVQQLLSRYLTLGGTLTGPLLRKIGGRHLCNLQEEWINQISPEAIQTAGQLNISSCSQTKKDQLYRKARVAFAGQAGTRAYYCRIWPYLGGAPAKDLKDLAQAGIAIDMDMDTFLALNPNELQKLSVVDVKNLLGENLPSLKEAENETSVMRWVKRQSQRELDCTLGIGLQGGTEEPGPTRTAPPPHPTASASITPTATIPVPTTLPTVAISSPPHTNSSTSPHKAPTPSALSPAPPKSTPPHAYTTARPALTTSSIIPCSIHQSATSHKATPSSVKPNATSPSSVPLPALTRRATTSASAGTTPNTSTPLVSMNPPAPGGTTHPTPATHHTVMPSTLVPNSTSATAATETNLPSHKPTPTPNSTVSTQKSVTSSTTTLLCKTGAPPALLGPSSTTHSGETTKKPPVDVPEPPRPTPDGYINLQPEAGSGSRLSSCLLHVLTTVVGSSLLRGLL